The Oncorhynchus masou masou isolate Uvic2021 chromosome 31, UVic_Omas_1.1, whole genome shotgun sequence genome includes a region encoding these proteins:
- the LOC135525199 gene encoding leucine-rich repeat-containing protein 3B-like, whose protein sequence is MPLLESGWLLRHSVVMCLLLHSLVLMTFCFHHAATSCSQGCYCSESDGRGKTVRCSNLRLTEIPQDLPNDTQRIYLDFNLLTVVPSNAFWDLPMLSELDLSNNELAQLEPGAFRGLGPSLTFLDLSSNKLVNFNPEAFEGLRARANLTNNPWHCDCSLQLAMPFIHLEPLSLTGIVCETSEPPDVGAEGVPFLLAQDLDLCVVMKKTTDVAMLVTMFGWFTMVISYLVYYVRNNTEDARRHLEYLKSLPTKQEQSEASSTISTVV, encoded by the coding sequence ATGCCCCTTCTGGAGAGTGGCTGGCTACTGCGCCACTCGGTGGTCATGTGTCTGCTGCTGCACAGCCTGGTACTGATGACCTTCTGCTTCCACCACGCCGCCACCAGCTGCTCCCAGGGCTGCTACTGCTCCGAGAGCGACGGCCGTGGCAAGACGGTGCGGTGCAGCAACCTGCGTCTCACCGAGATCCCCCAGGACCTGCCCAATGACACGCAACGCATCTACCTGGACTTCAACCTGCTCACTGTGGTCCCCAGCAACGCCTTCTGGGACCTGCCCATGCTCAGCGAGCTGGACCTTTCGAACAATGAGCTGGCCCAGCTGGAGCCAGGGGCCTTCAGGGGCCTGGGGCCCTCGCTCACCTTTCTGGACCTGTCCTCCAACAAACTGGTCAACTTTAACCCCGAGGCCTTCGAGGGGCTGCGGGCGCGCGCCAACCTGACCAACAACCCGTGGCACTGCGACTGCAGCCTGCAGCTGGCCATGCCCTTCATCCACCTGGAGCCCCTGTCGCTGACAGGCATCGTGTGCGAGACGTCAGAGCCGCCCGACGTGGGGGCAGAGGGCGTGCCCTTCCTGCTGGCCCAGGACCTGGACCTGTGCGTGGTGATGAAGAAGACCACAGACGTGGCCATGCTGGTCACAATGTTCGGCTGGTTCACCATGGTCATCTCCTACCTGGTCTACTACGTCCGGAACAACACAGAGGACGCCCGCCGCCACCTGGAGTACCTCAAGTCTCTGCCCACCAAGCAGGAACAGTCCGAGGCCTCTTCTACCATCAGCACTGTTGTATAG